TTCGCGCCTTCCCTGACGCACGACATGGCGATCGTGGAGAGAATTCGCCATCCTTCCGGATTCCGTTGCCGTTTCACACACCGCCCGGTAGCGTTTTTGGTGATCTTGCGCAGCGGCGGGACTCGCCGCACGCAGCCGGTGCGGCGCACCGGTCTCACCGATCACCGGGGGGTACGCGTCACGTGACCACATCCGCCGCAGCAGACTTACACCGCGCAAGGAACCGCGCCCGGGCCGGCACACGCGGGGCACTCCCCCGGATTCCGGCGCGGATCCGGGCACGTGGCGAGGGGGAACGATGACGGATGTCGCCGTCTTCGACCTCGACGGCACGCTGATCGACACGCCACGGGGCATTGTCGACACCTTCACGGCCGCGTTCGCCACCATGGCCTGGGACCGGCCCGACCCACGGGAGGTGCGGGCCACGGTGGGCCTGCCGCCGGCCCGGGCCTTCGGGCGGCTGATGGGCGCGGGCCCCGAGGACGAACGAGTCGCCGAGGGCATGCGCCAGTACCGGCGGCACTTCCGGATCATCGTGCTGCCCCGGGCACCCGACCTGCTCTTCCCCGGCGTCGCGGCCGGCCTCGCGGCCCTGCGCGCCCAGGGGCTCGCCCTGGCCCTGGCCACCGGGACGCTGCGCGAGGACGCGGACGCGCTGCTGACGGCGGCCGGCCTGCGCGACCTGTTCGACGTGGTGGTCGGCGCCGACCAGGTCACCCATCCGACGCCCCATCCGCAGACCGGCCTGACGATCCTGCGCTCCCTGGGCGCCGCGCCGGAACGGGCCGTGCTCGTCGGGGACACCGCCGGTGACCTGGTGATGGCCAGGGCCTGCGGCATGCGGTCGATCGCCGTCACCTACGGGCTGCACGGCGCACCGCAGTTGCGCGCCGCACGGCCCACCTGGCTGGCGGACAGCTTCGAGGAGGTCGTGGCCAGGCTGACGGCCTGCCGCGCGCGCTCGGCCGCACCGGCCCGGTGAACGCGTCGGTGCCCCTGGCCGTCCCCGACCGGCCTGCGCCCGGCCGGGGACGGCCGGGGGCGCCGGCCCGGGACGTTTCCGGGCGTCACAGGTCGCCGGTGGCGAGCAGCCTGTTGGGCGAGGTCTTGGTCACGTCGAGCACGTCCTCGGTCGACTGCTCGACGATCCAGTCCCCGGTCTCGCGCGGCGTGGCACCGGGGTTGGCCTCCTGGTGGAGCGCGGCGACGCCTGATGCGTGCGGGGCCGCCATGGACGTGCCGTCCTTCGCGGTGCCGCCGCCGCCGAGTCGCGCCGAGACGACCGCCTGCCCGGGCGCGTAGAGCTCAAGGCAGGGGCCGAAGTTGCTGAAGCCGGTCTCCCGGTCCTCCGGGTCGCTCGCCCCCACGGTCAGCGCCCGCTCGGCGCTCGCGGGCGACACCTCGCAGGCGTCCCTGCTGTCGTTGCCGGCCGCGACGACGGGCAGGATGCCCCGCTCGGCGAGCTGGTCGACGGCCTCGTTGACGGCCCGGTTGAACCCGCCGCCCAAGGACGCCTGCGCGATGGCCGGTCGCTCCGCGTGCTCGGCGACCCAGTCGAAGCCCGCGATGATCTGCGCCCAGGAGCCCCGGTTGTCGCACCCGAGGACGCGCACGCTGACCAGGGCCGCCTCCCGGGCCACCCCGTAGGTGGCGCCGCCCACGGTGCCCGCGACGTGCGTGCCGTGCCCGGCGCAGTCGGCGCCGTCGCGCCCGTCGCCGACCGAGTCGAAGCCGCGCACCGCGCGGCCCTCGAACTCCGCGTGCGCGAACTCGATCCCCGAGTCCACCACGTAGACCGTGGTACCGGCTCCGGTGCCGCGCACCGTGAACCGCTGATCGAGCGGCAGGTAGGGCTGGTCGATGCGGTCGAGACCCCAACTCGCGGCGTCCGCCCGGGGCGTGGGCGCGGCGGCGGGACTTCCCGAGGCGTAGGAGTCCTCCTCGACAGCCGTCACCTCGGGCCGCTCGCGCACCGCGGCCAGTTGATCGGCGCTCAGCTCCGCGGCGAAGCCGTTGAGCGCGACTGTGTAGGTGAACAGCGGCTCGACGCCGGGAAGCGCCTCGTCCAGAACGGCGCCCGGGGACGCGCCCTCCCCGACGGTGACGATGTACCGGCCGGGGATGGGGTCGGCGGCGCGGTGCAGCGGAGCCGGCTCGGCGCGGGCCGGCCCGGAGTCGCGGGGCACGGCGCCCTGCGCGGCCACGGCGGGCAGAGCAGCCACGGCGAGGAGGAGGACTGCTGCTGCTGCGAGGGCCGGGGGCCTCATCTGCGGTGCCATACCGACGACTCAAGCAAGCCGCACCCCCACCCGTCCATCACTCCTGGCGATTTCACCGTGACGATGCGTGCTCGACGGCGCGGGTGCGCCGCACGCGCGCGTCGCGCGCCGGGCGCGTCCGCACCACGCCGGCACGCCCGCCGCGTCGGGCGCGAGCCACGAGCCACGAGCCACGGACCACGGGGCCACCCGCCAGGCGACGCCCGTCCCGCAGTACAGGACCGAAGCTGTCCTGTACCTCTGCCATCGTGGCGTACGAGCCGTTCGGGAGCATCGCTCCCGGTCACGGCAGCCGCCGGACCGTCGGCGGTCGGCGGCGCGTTCACATCGAGGCAAGGAGCAGGCCATGTCCGTCACGACCACCACCCACCTGAACTTCCGGGGCAACGCGCGGGAGGCGCTGGACTACTACCACTCCGTCTTCGGCGGGCGTGCGGTCACGGTCACCTACAAGGACGCCGGCGCCGTGCAGGAGGAGAGCGAGGCCGACTGGGTGATGTGGGGCGAGGTCGTCGGCGAGAACGGCTTCCACGTCATGGCCTACGACGTGCCCTCGCAGCTGCCCTGGAGCCGGGGCGAGAACCCGTTCTTCGTCTCCGTGCGCGGCGAGAGCGCCGAGGAGATCAGCGCCCTGTGGGGCAGGCTCGCCGAGGGCTCGGCCGTCGTGCGCCCGCTGGAGCCCGCGCAGTGGGCGCCGCTGTACGGCATGCTCACCGACCGGTTCGGCGTCACCTGGGTCCTGGACGTCGCCGCCCCCTATCAGGGCTGAACCGACCCGACGCGTCCGGGCCCCCGCCGCTGCGCGGGCGGCCCGGACGGCGCGGGCGCCGCGCACCCGTTGCACCCGCCCGCGCGCCCGGGAACCTCCCGGCTCACGCCGCCCGAGCGAGCCGTCGAGCGGGGCAGCGACGGCCGTACCGTCCCCGCCGGGCCGCCCCGTAGGCTGCCTCCGTGTCCGTCGAACATCCGCTTGCCTATGTGCTGGGTCTTCAGGGCCTGGCCCTCATGCGCGCGTTCACCGGCGAGTACGACCGCGCGTTCGTGGCGGCCCGGCTCGCGGAGATCCGCGCCCTGCTCGACGACGAGGAGCTGGCGAACGCCGCGGTCGAGGTCGCGCGCGTGCCACCGGCCGAGGGCTACCGCCTCTGGGCGGAAACGTACGACGACGCGCCCAACGCGGCGTTCGGCCACGACGAGCAGGTGGTCGACCGGCTCGCCGACGGGCTGCCAGGCGCCGCTGCCGTGCTCGACGCCGCGTGCGGCACCGGCCGGCTCGCCGTGCGCCTGGCCGGGCGCGGCCACCGCGTCGTGGGGGTGGACGCCTCGCCCGACATGCTCGTGCGGGCCGCGCGGCGGGTACCGGAAGCGGCGTTCGCACGCGGCGCTCTGGACCGGCTGCCCGTGCGCACGGCGGCCTTCGACCTGGCGGTCTGTTCCCTCGCGCTGACCCACGTGCCCGGACTCGGGCCGGTCATGGCCGAGTTGGCGCGCGCCCTCCGCCCCGGCGGGCAGTTGGTGATCGCGGATGTCCACCCGGAACGGGTGGCGCGGGGCTCGGCACCCCCGGTGCGCGGCCGGGACGGCCTGCCGGGCCGCATCGCCAGCCACCGCCACGCGGTCGGTGACTACCTGCGGGCCGCGCTCGCGGCCGGTCTGGTCGTGCGCGGCTGCGACGAGCCGCTTCCCCCCGCCGCGCCGGTCCCGGCGACCGGGACCGGCGCGGCGGGGGGCGTGGGCGCTCGCGGCCCTGGCGCCCGAGGCGGCCAGGGCCGCGAGCGCCGGGGTGCCGGCCATGCTGATCTGGCACTTCGCCAAGCCGGGCCCGCCCGGCTGACCGCGCCCCGCCGGCCTGGGCGGCGAGCGCCGGGGCCGGTCAGGCGCCGGGGCCTGCGGCCCGGCGCGGGGCGGGGTCGGGCTGGCGGAGGACGCGGGCCATGACCTCGGGCAGTTCCTTGGCGTGCCCGTGGTCCCTGGCGCGCCAGGCGACGTGCCCGTCGGGCCGGACCAGGACGGCGCCGCTCTCCTCGACCTCGCGGAGCTCGGCCCAGGTCCCGTACGGGTCGCGCGGGCCGCCGCCCGCGCCGATGGGCAGGACGGCGACCTCGACGCCCGTGTCGAGCGCGGCGTCCCTGGCGGCGTCCCGCCAGGGCTCGCCGCCTGGCCCCGTCAGCAGCGTGAACCTGCCCCGGCCGGTCACATCCAGCGTGGAGCAGCGGTGCCTGCCGTTCTCCAGCCAGGCGTGCGGCAGCCGGGCGCCCGGCCACGTGGTCGCCCGGTAGTACAGCTCGGGGTCGCGTTCGTCGGCCGGTTCCGGCGTGCCGTCGGGCACGAGCGCGCCGGTGCGGTAGCGGTAGCCGAGTTCGACCCCGTGCGCGTTGGCCTGCCCGTGGATGGCGGCGGTCGCGGCGGCGAGCGCGGCGCGCCGCCGCCTGGCCTCCTCGGTGTCCTCGTGCAGGGTGTCGAGCAGCCGCCACTGCTCCTCGGGGCTCTGCCCCTCGGTGAAGCCCAGCGCCTGCGGGATGCCGATGAGGTCGACCATGCTGCGGAACGCCCGGTCCACGATCTGCCGCCCGACGGGCTGCCGTTCGTCGTGGTAGGTGTCGAGGAGCCCGGGGCCGGCCAGTCCTTCGAGGGCCAGTTTCAGTTTCCAGCACAGGTTGAACGAGTCCGCGACGGCCGAGTTCAGACCGAGACCGTTCGTCGGCGGGTTCTGGTGGACGGCGTCGCCGACGCAGAACACCCGGCCGCTCGCGTAGCGGGGCGCGACCGCGCTGTTGACCTCCCAGGCGGAGACGTTCTTGATGGTGACGTCCACGGTCGGGTCGCCGATGCTCTCCCTGATGCCGGCGCGCACCGCCTCGTGGTCGTCGACGTCGACGTCCGCCGCGGGCGGCGGGAACGTGAGGTGCAGCCACTCGGTCCAGGGCCGCAGGCTGACGAACACGCGCCCGTCGGCCGGGGGGCTGCCAGGTACCGCGCCCATGTAGAGCAGGGCGGGCCGGTGGGCGCTGTAGCGGGACAGGTCCGCCTCGAACCAGGTGGTGACGGCGCGTGCGATGCCGGTGGCGCCGTCGAGGGCGATGCCGAGCTGCGCCAGCACGCGGCTGCGCGCGCCGTCGGCGCCGATGAGGTAGTCGGAGCGCACGGTGTAGTCGCGTCCCGTGCGCCGGTCGGTGATGCGGGAGGTGACGCCGTGCCCGTCCTGTTCGAGCGAGACGAACTCGTGGCCGAACCGCAGCTGTCCGACGCACGCCTCCTCCACGGCTTCCACCAGCAGCGGCTCCAGCAGGTGCTGCGGCAGGTTGCACAGGCCGCTCGGGCTGGCCGCGCGGTACTCCCCGATCCGGTCGGGGCCGTTCCCGTAGGCTCCGATACGGGCCACCTCGGGTCCCGCGAAGGTGGACATGAACACGTGGTTGGCCATCAGGTGGCCAGGAGTCGCGCGGGCCTCGACGCGGTCGGCGATGCCGAGATCGCGGAAGATCTCCCCCGTGCGCTGGTTCAGCAGGTGCGCGCGGGGGGTGTGGGCGGTGCCGTGGTGGCGGTTCACCAGCAGGTGGGGCACGCCGTAGCGGGAGAGGGCGAGTGCGGCGGTCAGGCCGGCCGGGCCCCCGCCGACGATGAGCACCGGCACCCGGATGTCGGGGGCCGTTCCCTGGCCGCTTGTCATCGGTGCGCCTCCCCGGTCCTGCGGGCGTAGCCGGCGTAGAGGCCCGAGGTGTCCTTGCTGACGTCCATGCCGAGCTGCCGCCCGAGTTCCCCGTAGGTGATCTGCCCGCGGACGCGGCTGCGCGCCAGGCGCAGCACCTCGCGCGGCGCGCGGGCGG
Above is a genomic segment from Streptomyces marincola containing:
- a CDS encoding S8 family peptidase, which translates into the protein MRPPALAAAAVLLLAVAALPAVAAQGAVPRDSGPARAEPAPLHRAADPIPGRYIVTVGEGASPGAVLDEALPGVEPLFTYTVALNGFAAELSADQLAAVRERPEVTAVEEDSYASGSPAAAPTPRADAASWGLDRIDQPYLPLDQRFTVRGTGAGTTVYVVDSGIEFAHAEFEGRAVRGFDSVGDGRDGADCAGHGTHVAGTVGGATYGVAREAALVSVRVLGCDNRGSWAQIIAGFDWVAEHAERPAIAQASLGGGFNRAVNEAVDQLAERGILPVVAAGNDSRDACEVSPASAERALTVGASDPEDRETGFSNFGPCLELYAPGQAVVSARLGGGGTAKDGTSMAAPHASGVAALHQEANPGATPRETGDWIVEQSTEDVLDVTKTSPNRLLATGDL
- a CDS encoding FAD-dependent monooxygenase, with product MTSGQGTAPDIRVPVLIVGGGPAGLTAALALSRYGVPHLLVNRHHGTAHTPRAHLLNQRTGEIFRDLGIADRVEARATPGHLMANHVFMSTFAGPEVARIGAYGNGPDRIGEYRAASPSGLCNLPQHLLEPLLVEAVEEACVGQLRFGHEFVSLEQDGHGVTSRITDRRTGRDYTVRSDYLIGADGARSRVLAQLGIALDGATGIARAVTTWFEADLSRYSAHRPALLYMGAVPGSPPADGRVFVSLRPWTEWLHLTFPPPAADVDVDDHEAVRAGIRESIGDPTVDVTIKNVSAWEVNSAVAPRYASGRVFCVGDAVHQNPPTNGLGLNSAVADSFNLCWKLKLALEGLAGPGLLDTYHDERQPVGRQIVDRAFRSMVDLIGIPQALGFTEGQSPEEQWRLLDTLHEDTEEARRRRAALAAATAAIHGQANAHGVELGYRYRTGALVPDGTPEPADERDPELYYRATTWPGARLPHAWLENGRHRCSTLDVTGRGRFTLLTGPGGEPWRDAARDAALDTGVEVAVLPIGAGGGPRDPYGTWAELREVEESGAVLVRPDGHVAWRARDHGHAKELPEVMARVLRQPDPAPRRAAGPGA
- a CDS encoding HAD family hydrolase, with product MTDVAVFDLDGTLIDTPRGIVDTFTAAFATMAWDRPDPREVRATVGLPPARAFGRLMGAGPEDERVAEGMRQYRRHFRIIVLPRAPDLLFPGVAAGLAALRAQGLALALATGTLREDADALLTAAGLRDLFDVVVGADQVTHPTPHPQTGLTILRSLGAAPERAVLVGDTAGDLVMARACGMRSIAVTYGLHGAPQLRAARPTWLADSFEEVVARLTACRARSAAPAR
- a CDS encoding class I SAM-dependent methyltransferase gives rise to the protein MSVEHPLAYVLGLQGLALMRAFTGEYDRAFVAARLAEIRALLDDEELANAAVEVARVPPAEGYRLWAETYDDAPNAAFGHDEQVVDRLADGLPGAAAVLDAACGTGRLAVRLAGRGHRVVGVDASPDMLVRAARRVPEAAFARGALDRLPVRTAAFDLAVCSLALTHVPGLGPVMAELARALRPGGQLVIADVHPERVARGSAPPVRGRDGLPGRIASHRHAVGDYLRAALAAGLVVRGCDEPLPPAAPVPATGTGAAGGVGARGPGARGGQGRERRGAGHADLALRQAGPARLTAPRRPGRRAPGPVRRRGLRPGAGRGRAGGGRGP
- a CDS encoding VOC family protein, with protein sequence MSVTTTTHLNFRGNAREALDYYHSVFGGRAVTVTYKDAGAVQEESEADWVMWGEVVGENGFHVMAYDVPSQLPWSRGENPFFVSVRGESAEEISALWGRLAEGSAVVRPLEPAQWAPLYGMLTDRFGVTWVLDVAAPYQG